Sequence from the Catenuloplanes indicus genome:
CGAAGCCGTCCGCAGCGGCCGCGAAGTCGCAGGCCCGGCCGCGCGGATGCTCACCGCCGCCGCCCGGGCGGTAGCAGGAGACGAACCGCCGGAACCCGTCCGCCCGCGCCTGCCGCATCGCGTGCAGCGTGCGTGGCGTGACGCAGCCGCGCGTGGTCGGGTCCGCGACCGTGCACGACTCGTCCGGCCAGGCGCCGCCCGCGCTGCGCGGGGCCGGTTCCGCGGCGGCCGAGTCCGCGTCGACGAAACCGCCGGGGCCGCCGCCACCGGCCGCGGCCAGCGCGCGTTCGGCATCCTTGCGCCGCTTGGCCTGGATCTCCACCTGGCGTGCCTGCTCGCGCACCTCGTCGTCGATCGCGGTGCGCGCCCGTCGCGCCTCCGCCCGGGCCGTCCGCAGGTCACGCAGCCGCGCGTCGTCCAGCACCGCGATCGTCTCCAGCCCGGTGGTCCGCTCCAGGAACTCCAGCCGGTCGCGCGCGGCGAGCAGGAGCATCGGGCCGGAGATGCGGCCGCGCCGGTACGCCTCCCCCGCGACCACGCCGACCCGCGCGGTCAGCGTCACGATGTCCGCCTCGGCCTGCTTCAGCCGCAGCACCAGCGCGACCTGCCGCTTCTTCGACGCGTCCAGCCGCGCCTGCGCGTCGATGTGCGCCTTCGCGGCCTCCTCCAGCGCCTTCCGCAGCGTCCGGGTGCCACCCTCGTCGTCGCCGCGGTCCGGTTCCCGTCGCCCGGCCACCGCCACCGCCCCGGCCGGCGGCACCGCCACCGCCCCGGCCGGCGGCACCGCCGCCGCACCACCGCCCGGAACCGCCGCTGCGGCGTCCGGAGGTGAGAGCGGCGGAACCGCGCGCGCCGGCGGGACTGTGCTGAGAAGGACGAGCGTCGCCCCGACGACCGGAAGAATCCTCCTCATGGCGCGCGCCCGCCTCCTCGGTAGACCTGGATCGCGCGCCAGCCTATCTAGACTTACCCAGGTCAGAGCCCATACCGCGCGTACGGGGGACAACATGTTCCGAGAGCTCTACCCGATCCTGAGCACCACCCGCATGACCGATATGATCCATTTCTACGGCGACCTGCTCGGCGCACGCCAGACCTACCGGTTCCCGGACGACGGCCCGCCCGCCTACGTCGGCCTCACGCTCGGCACCGTCTCGGAGTTCGGCCTCGCCGCCACCGAGACCCCGCCGCCCGCGCGACGCCACATCGACCTGTGCGTCTACGCCGACGACTGCGACGCGGCCGTCGCCCACCTGCGCGACCACGGCGTCACGATCACCGAGGAGCCCGCCGATCAGCCGTGGGGGGAGCGCACAGCCCGCGTCACCGACCCCGACGGCAACCCGCTGGTCATCCTCTCCCGGCTCTGACCCCACGCCCGACGGCCCAGATCGCCAGTCCCGC
This genomic interval carries:
- a CDS encoding coiled-coil domain-containing protein, whose product is MAVPPAGAVAVAGRREPDRGDDEGGTRTLRKALEEAAKAHIDAQARLDASKKRQVALVLRLKQAEADIVTLTARVGVVAGEAYRRGRISGPMLLLAARDRLEFLERTTGLETIAVLDDARLRDLRTARAEARRARTAIDDEVREQARQVEIQAKRRKDAERALAAAGGGGPGGFVDADSAAAEPAPRSAGGAWPDESCTVADPTTRGCVTPRTLHAMRQARADGFRRFVSCYRPGGGGEHPRGRACDFAAAADGFEDVNARGGDREYGDRLAAYLVHNADSLGVLYVIWYRQIWMPGNGWRSYSGRGSPSATHTNHVHVSLY
- a CDS encoding VOC family protein, with the translated sequence MFRELYPILSTTRMTDMIHFYGDLLGARQTYRFPDDGPPAYVGLTLGTVSEFGLAATETPPPARRHIDLCVYADDCDAAVAHLRDHGVTITEEPADQPWGERTARVTDPDGNPLVILSRL